DNA from Sulfurimonas gotlandica GD1:
AGCATGACATACACGCATAACCGGACGTAGCATTACAGGGATTTGAAATTTTTCTGAAAGCTCAACACCGTACTTTGTAAGGTCATAAGCATCTTGAGGAGTTGCAGGGTCTAAAACAGGAATACGTGCAAACTTCGCAAATACGCGAGAATCTTGTTCTGTCTGAGAAGAGTGAAAGCCTGGATCATCAGCAGCTATTAAAAGCATACCGCCAAGGTTACCGATGTATGCAGCACTCATTAGCGCGTCACTTGCAACATTAAGTCCAACTTGCTTCATAGTAGCACAAGTACGTTTACCCGCAATTGCACCTGCGTAAGCTACTTCAAAACCAACTTTTTCGTTAGTTCCCCACTCAGCATATACATCTAGATTTAGTTTATACTTTATCTTTTGAACTTCTGTTAGTATCTCACTAGATGGAGTTCCTGGATATCCGCTAACCATATCAACATTTGCGTGGATTAGTCCCCAAGCAATTGCATCGTTTCCCATTAATGTTTGTTTCATAAAATTCTCACTCTTTATAATTATTTATCTATAAAAGATTTCTTAATGTTAATTTACACAATAGTTATATAATAATTCCTTAAATTAAGGCTAAACTATACAATTATTGAGAATTACTAAAATTTATAGTACGCTATTAAACGATATTCGTCAAAACTTAATTGTGTTGTGCCGCCTAAATCAAACCAATCTCTTGGAAAGTTTGCACGAGCACGCAGTTTAAAGTTTTTTGTAACTTTGTAGATAAAGTCTAAATCTACCTCTTTTGTTTTCCATGAGTAGCCACTTTGGTAACCATTGTATTCACCTATGTCGTACTCAAAATACTTAACCATTGCAAGCAGGTCGATACCAGTAAGTGGTTTAAACTGATAGTCAACTCCCGCCATATATGAAGCTGTGTCTCCAAAGTTGGCGTGAAGTGCACCTTGAGAGATGATAAACGGATTTGCACCACCAAGTGCATTTACGATACCACCGTCTAAAACGCTTCCTGCAGATGCAGGAGTATTTACATAACGGAGGTCTATTCCTAAACCGTTATCCAGTGAAGCTTTTAGCATCGCTCCATATTGAGTAGAATCTACATCTTTTGCACCGCTACCTGTGTCAAAAGCTTTTCCTAAAAGGTTGTCTCCAACGCTGTCTTGTTTTGTGTAAAACACAGATGCAAATGTATTTACATCACTAAGCTTACCTTTGTAACTAGCCTTAGCTACAACAATATTCATGATGTCGTGGATATACTGATCCCAGATAGAAAAAGTAAAACCTTTTAGACCTGTATACTTAGCATTTATGTACGTCATACCTGCAGTTGATTTTGTGTTTGTAGAACCTAGATAAACATCTGCAATATTTGCAAATTCACCTACTTTATATCCTGGACCAAAACCGTACAGTAAACTGAGTCTAGTCATCGAGCTGTTTGGATCAAGTACACCGTTTGTAACAGGAACAGAGTTCGCAAAACCATTTGTCTGGATCTTAGTGATGTGACCTAACTCAAACTTAGTGTCTGTTACATCGCTGTTTTTTACAACTAAACCTTCAAATGTATTTGGCAGCATTCTAAAGTTATTTGGAGCTGCAAACGGTGTATTTATACTTAGTCTACCAAACTGTACGGTTGTCTTTGCAGCTGTATAACCAATATAAGCTTCACCTAAAACAGTGTATCCACCGCCATCTGCACCAAAAAGTGTGTTGTCGTTTTCATTAGCAGTTGAAGATTTTTCATCTACTTTGTTTGTAGTGTAAAAAGTAGCCCCCACATCAAAGCCATAATACTTTGCAGTGTTATAGTTTAAGTGACCACCTACAGATAGACCATCACGAGTTTGTGTTGCTACACCGTCATAACTACGGTTTATATAAAAAGATTTCAGCTCTCCTTGAACTTTACCTTTGGCAAAAGCTTCTTCAATTGTATCTGCCGATACACTTACACCAGTAATTAAAAGTGCTGCTAATATTAAACTTCTTTTCTTCATACTTCTTCCTTCCTTTTTTAGTCGTTAAAACATTTGTTTAGATGAGCTTCATCCATCTTTTTAGTAATTAAAGAGACAACGATAGCTGTGATAATAGATAGTGGCAGGGCAATCATTAATGCATCTACGAAGATAATATCTCCACTTAAAAGTGAATCTTTACCAAAGATGGCTTTTGAGATACCAAGAGATTTTGCTTCTTTGAAGTGAACAAACATAAGCCAAAAGCTTGATACTATCAAACCAACGAACATAGAGCTGATAGCTCCTGCTTTTGTCATACCTTTCCAGAACAAGCCTCCGATAAAGCTTGGTAGGAAGATACTCGCACATAGAGCGAAGAATATCGCAGTTGAGCGGGCAATGATTGCCGGTTGGTCATCAAAAGCGTAGGCAAGACTTACTGAGATGATAATCATGATGATAACACCGAGTCTTGTCACAGTTATAGAGTTGTGGTTTTTAGAACTGATTTGCTCAAAAATGTCACGTCCAACTGCTGTTCCCATAGTGTGAAACTGAGATGAAAGTGTACTCATAGCCGCAGAGATAAGTGCAAACAAAAATATAAATGCAAACCACTTAGGCATAGCAGTGTTTATGAAGTGAGGGATTACTTTACCGATAGCACCGGCACTTTGAAGTGCATTTTTACCTTCATTGAACTCATAGTACCAAGCGTTTGAAAGTGCTCCTACTATAAAGATAATCCCTGTCATTGCAACGATAAACACAGACCCGATAAGAACTGCACGGTTTAACTCTTGCTTTGACTTAACTGTCATAAATCTAACTATTAGCTGTGGTTGAGCAAGAACACCGATACCAACACCCATAGTAATAGTAGTGATTACAAATAACCAACCCTTACTAAAAAATTGTGGCATTGAATTCCAACCCTCAAACCCCCAAAGCAGTGAAAGTTTCATCATAAAGTCAGGTGAACCAGGTGCTAACTCTTTTATGCTTTTAGCTGCAAGAGGGTCTATAACAGTCGCTTGCCAAACATGGTCTAGTTTTTCAAATGCTGCACTTACACCGCCAAGTGAATCAAATGTAACAAAGACCAAGATGACCATTGCTACAAACA
Protein-coding regions in this window:
- a CDS encoding OprD family outer membrane porin encodes the protein MKKRSLILAALLITGVSVSADTIEEAFAKGKVQGELKSFYINRSYDGVATQTRDGLSVGGHLNYNTAKYYGFDVGATFYTTNKVDEKSSTANENDNTLFGADGGGYTVLGEAYIGYTAAKTTVQFGRLSINTPFAAPNNFRMLPNTFEGLVVKNSDVTDTKFELGHITKIQTNGFANSVPVTNGVLDPNSSMTRLSLLYGFGPGYKVGEFANIADVYLGSTNTKSTAGMTYINAKYTGLKGFTFSIWDQYIHDIMNIVVAKASYKGKLSDVNTFASVFYTKQDSVGDNLLGKAFDTGSGAKDVDSTQYGAMLKASLDNGLGIDLRYVNTPASAGSVLDGGIVNALGGANPFIISQGALHANFGDTASYMAGVDYQFKPLTGIDLLAMVKYFEYDIGEYNGYQSGYSWKTKEVDLDFIYKVTKNFKLRARANFPRDWFDLGGTTQLSFDEYRLIAYYKF
- a CDS encoding sodium:solute symporter family protein, with translation MGIFENIIIILYLAVLGYLGIRGYKQTKNTTDYLIAGRDTHPFIMALSYGATFISTAAIVGFGGVAAWLGNSLLWLTVFNIFIGIFVAFVFLGNPTRKMGYRLNAHTFPELLAKRFDSKFIQMFGASIILLFMPLYATAVLIGGTQFIALYFGTDYHMSLMVFSIIITAYVIAGGLKGVMLTDALQGTIMFVAMVILVFVTFDSLGGVSAAFEKLDHVWQATVIDPLAAKSIKELAPGSPDFMMKLSLLWGFEGWNSMPQFFSKGWLFVITTITMGVGIGVLAQPQLIVRFMTVKSKQELNRAVLIGSVFIVAMTGIIFIVGALSNAWYYEFNEGKNALQSAGAIGKVIPHFINTAMPKWFAFIFLFALISAAMSTLSSQFHTMGTAVGRDIFEQISSKNHNSITVTRLGVIIMIIISVSLAYAFDDQPAIIARSTAIFFALCASIFLPSFIGGLFWKGMTKAGAISSMFVGLIVSSFWLMFVHFKEAKSLGISKAIFGKDSLLSGDIIFVDALMIALPLSIITAIVVSLITKKMDEAHLNKCFND